AATCGAACCTCTCAGCGACATTAGGATCTACTATGCATCCCGAGCTAGCTGCTATGCTGGGGCATTCTATTGTGCTAGAACGAGCGAGCGGTGAAGAAGGACTTGATTTGTTTGAAGAGGCAGTAAAAGCAGATTTGCAAAAAATTTACGCTACTCCAACCGGCCGTGCATTACTACAATCTTTACATGCATCTGGTAAACAAACCACTATTTCCTATGCTTTTGATGGATTAAATCGGGCAATCATTCCTAAAGCTCACGCCGAGCAATGTTACTATAAAGCGGACGGCATCACTCCAGAAAAAGGCTTGGGCTTAACAATAGCATACAATCCGGCTCGGGAGGTAATTGGCGAAGAAGCATGGGCGAAACGTCCTCCCGCTATTGGGCTGGCGCACGAGCTTATTCATGCTGAGCAAGCGGCCTACGGTAGAATGCGAGAAGGTATGGGTACTAACCCAGGCCGCATAAACCGTCTTGATCCAACCAAACCAGCCCAAGCCCCTGTTTTAGAACTCGAAACCGTAGGTGTGCCGCCACACGATGATTACCACGTCACTGAGAACAAAATACGCCAAGAGTGGACTCCCACGCAGCCTCTGAGAACCCAGTATTAATCTTTTACCTTACACTCAATGAATACCGCCACTCAAATAATGTCTACAGTCGAAACGCTGACAGTCGCAAATGTAGACTGTACACTTAATGTAACAGTTATGCAGTTGACGCCAGAAGTGCTGGAGTTACGTTACCAAATCAAGAACACGGCTGCCTACCCTATCTATCTATGCAACCGCTTATATAAAAACATCGAGTTTGACGCCAATACTCAGCGAAATATTTACATGGTTGAGCCCAATCTTGCCAACATTGTGCTAGATGGTACCAGCGTCACGGTGGGTAAAGCAGTAGTGGATGTACCCCGGTGGGTGCTGGTAGAGGCCCTACAAATTCCCTGTTTAAGCCGCATACTGCCTCAAGAAACTTACACCGAAGTCTTCCAAGTGCGTGAGCCACTCATGCCGTATACAGTATATGAACCTGGTCCGCACCGGGGAAACATTATTACTTGTACGCTTTATTTCAAATTAGGATATTTTCTTGCCGGACCTTCCATCGAAAGTTCAATAGATATAGTCAACACACCAGTAGGGCCTGTTCACCACACCGCCCCCTTCCCGGCAAGCGAACAAACTACAATTACAGTTGGTCCTTTTGCGAAGCAGGTACAAGTAGTCAGCGAGGAGTAATCCAATGTAGATTAGTAGTCCGTAGAAGAATCAGGTTCTGCCACACCTCTTAAAGCCTCTGCTTCAGTTAAAGCAGGGGCTTTTCCACATTCCTGAGCATCTATTACCCTTATAGTTCTCCTCGCAACTGTGGTACCCCGGCTAACAGCCTAGACGGTAGGTCTACATCGAGCTGGCCCCCGAGGAAATGGGCAAACAGGCCGGTGGGGCGCCGGGGCCGTTTGTTATGCCGCCCCCGCGCAGCTATGCGTATACGCCGCCTGTGGCCGAGCCGGGGCCGGTGGCACCGACACCAGTTATCACTTCTCCTCCTGAGGAAGTTGCTCCTAACTACAGTACTGTTTCAATGGACCCCGATTACGAAGGTGAAGAAACAGGCGCTGTATGGGGAACCAAGGTGCAATATCTATCCGAAGAACAACGGAAAGCATTTGAACTCAGCGTTGATTCGGATGGGAAACTACGCAATGCAAGTGGCGAATTGTTCGACACACAGGGTGCAGGAACCGTTACAGGAAAGGGTAAGGCCATTTTTGTTATGTCTCCTGATGGAAAGATATATGCCTCATTACATCAACAAGCTGGAATTTTTCATCATTCCAGCTTCTTATCTGGTGCACCAGTTGCTGCAGCAGGGGAAGTAGAAGTGCATAATGGTGTAGTTAAGATGGTTTCTAACCGTAGCGGACATTATATGCCTGATCAATCATTCACCTACCAGTTTATAGAGCAACTTTGGCGTAGAGGTGTTAAAGGGACTGAAAACATACATGTTGTAGACTTTGATCATTAATCCATGAAAGACTTAGGCCCACGCAACATTCTACGTGTTCCACTGCAACTGCTGTGGGAGCTTCCTGACATTCGTCAAAGAATTGAGGAAAATACTTCGGAGATGAAACAGGATCTTTCTAAGTGGTTTGCGCAATACGAACCCGAAGTACAACACAAACTCTATCAGCAGCTTTCTTTAGCTACTGCTGATGTGAGCTTCGATTATACTTCTGTATTAAAGAATGTAAAAACTAATAATTCAGATATTATTTTCTTTTTCAATTTTCTTCAAGATGTTATTGAATTGTATTTTCAAGATATTGTGACTAACAAAACAAATTCTTAAAGTTAATGTGAGCAACATTGTGAATATTGAAAAGCTGGCTTCAATAAATACTATGGAAATGATAGTGGAGGCCGGCTCAAAAGAGTTATTTCTCGGCACATTACTTTAGTCAGCTGAATTACACTCCATCTTTTACTATGGTAAGCGGCGTACATTGAGGCATATTTGCTTACAGTGTGGGCAACAAACAGAAACTGAATTCGCCTTTGGTAGAATCATTGGTTTAGGGCCTTTATCCCGACAGGGATTTAAAGAGAACAGAGCTCAACTTGATGTTGTGGGTCGTCTTTTCAATCAATATCTCCATCATAAAGTAGATGGTAGTGGCTTTGAGTCCTATCTGTATTTAAGTAATGATAACCCCGAAAAAGGTGCATTGCTAAACGTTTTCTATTACCGGTGCGCACATTGTCAAGCGCAGTATCTAGTATTGTATCAAACACAACTCAAGGATGACCGCCCTCTTTTTGAGCCCAACGAAATTTTAATCAAAAGCATCTATCAGGTCGCGTTTGATCATGATAAGCTAACAGAAATATTAGAACTCCCTTCCGCTACACAGGCGGCTAACTAATCGACTATATTACCGGGGCCGCCCCCGCGGCAAGGTGTGCTGGGGCCGCTGGCAGCTGGTCACCAGCCGCCTCACGCTGGCCCAGTACGAGGAACTGCAAGCCCTGGCCGCCTCCTCCACGGCCGTCGTCGACGCCCACGTCACCTTCCTGCGCTCGGACGGCCAAGGCACGCTGAGCACGCTATGGGGCCGCAACTGCTGCGTGAGTACCATGCTACAACGCTTCGACAGCCGCAGCTCAGTTGAATAAAAGTCCAGCTAGGCCGTGTGCTTCTCGCTGACCGCGGAGGAGATGAGTGAACAGGACAACACTGCACCGGGGCCATTTATCATACCTTACCGAGGATAACTGATTGATAAAAGAACTGTATATAAAATAAACCGCATTTTTTTAATTCAAACTATCCTAACTTCAAAAATATTATGTCCCAGCAAGAAGAGCTAAGCTTAGCAAGTATTTTAAATGAGTATGACAATATGTTAAATAACACATCAAAATCAGTAGGTATCGAATTACAGATCAAACAAGAATCATCATTAGTGAAACGTGTTTATGAGGAAATACAATGGCGCGGCCTACCCGACGAATCCAAGCAAGAGAAAAGAAGGGCTGCGTTATCTATTCTTGAAAAGTGGTCTTTTGAAGACGGCAAACAAGATTCGCTAGTGTATGAGAGAAGCATCGTAAGCTTATATGATTCTATAGAAAAAGTGCTGTCACAGCAACTACCAACAGCAACGCTCTTTCTTAGAATCAAAGCCATTTTGTTAATAGAGCGAATTTTCATCAATGAAAAGAGAGACTTAAACTCTATCAGGCATATGGATTATTATATCTGGGAAAATGTATTTAAGGAAGCTCAGTGTGAGCATAACAATATCTTTGAGGAAATAGGACTTGACGCTGTAAACAAGCACTTTACAGCCATGTATAGGGCTTGGCCAAAAAGACCCTATAAGGATTTATAAGCCAGCTTTTTTAGCATCGGCTCATATACTTTTCTCTTCCGCTCACACCCCTACCTCCACCCCAACGGCCAAAACCTACCCTTTAGGGCCGCAATGCCTGCGTCTGCCACCTCTTCAGCTACGACAACAAGCAGCGGCTACACTATACCAAAAGCGGGGAGCAATCCGGTGCGCTACCAGGTTGCTCCCCGCTTTCGTGTTCTGCTAAACCTGACGTAGAGCAGCAGTTGTCAAATCACCGTCCCACGTAGGTCGTCTGGCTCCCCTCTCTCCTATTCCACGCATCAAGCGGCGTAGAGGGCCGGCCCCGGAGGAGGCACGTGAGGCCCTGGCAACACGAATCCGGCTTAGGCCGACCCCATGATGTGCTCGGCAATCCGGGTGTGCTGCTCGTCGGCTTGCTTGGCTTCGTCGAGGCAGGCTTGCAGGTCCTGCTCGGTCTGGCCCAGGCCGGCCTGGGCGGCGTAGGTGCGTAGCGTGCCGAAGGAGGCAATCCAGTAGTGCAGGGCCAGCTGGCCGGCGGCAATGATACCCAGGTCGCGCGTCGTGTCGTCGGGGGCCTGCTGCCGGATTTTTTGGCTGACTTCGTAGTGGGCTTCCAGGATAGGGTTGCGCTGCTCTCCGCTTCCGCCGGCTTCCTGGTGGGCCCGCTCGATGCGGGCGGCCCACTGCTTGGCCGTTTCGTTGCCTTGTTCCAGTGCCTGCTTGAGCTGGGGGTTGCGCACGTCGTTCTGGATTTCGGCCGTAGCGCCGGCTGCCACCTGGCTGCCGGCTTTCAGGGCGGCCAGGCCCTGCTGAATGAGCGTTTTCAGTTGTTCGTTTGCCATAGCGTGGTGATGGTTGGAGTGGTGAATGTGCGTAGAGTGGTACGGACCAGAGAGCACCAAGGCCGCCGCAAAGCGGGATTTTTTACCCCCGGCAGGCTGCACCAATAGCCTCTGTCCGGCAAAGTACCACACCTGAAACTAGACACGCTGGAACCTGAAAACCACCCCACTACGCTACTGAAACGTTGGCTGTAGAGGCAAGTATGCGACACTACGTCGCTTCTGAGGCGCTGCACCAGCAAAGTAGCTCAACCAGACGGAATCTAATTTGAAACTTCTAGTCTCCAATCAAAGAAAGTAGGCTTGGATAGCTTGGGCTGGCCTAATATGCCCATCAAAGGCAGGTTATTCCCAGCACTTAAACAAAATTCCGGACTACCCAATACCTGCTCTACCAGCTTTAAGCGGTTGCTTTGAGGTATTTTATTTGAGATTTGAAATAAAATACCTCAAAGCAGCTGCTCATTACCATATGATGCCCTATTCGCGCGACATGCTTGGGCTGCACTCAGCAGACCGGCCTTGTTCGGTGCTGGCTGTCCACACGGCCTGGTGAAGCCTCAACCCACTGCGCTCGGTAGCTACTAAGAGCTAGGCTATTGAGCGGCTGAGGTGGCGTATTGTACCGGCCCGCCTAGCTCTCGGGCAATGGCTTCCAGCTCCCGCCAGTCCCAGCTGTTGCCACCGCCGCGGTTGGAGCGGCGGGTTGGATACCCAATATGCTCGACCTCTCCACCCAAATACAAGCGCAGCACTACCGTGCGGCCTATTACCATGCCTGTTACGCGGAAGGGATGACCAGGTAGCTCCAACACATGGGTGGAGACAGTGAGCAGGTCTTTGTCGCTGTGCGCAATGCTGTAGCCCCGCCCTACGAGCACCTGCGCTAGCCGCCGCCACCCCGCTTCAGGCGTGTCGGTCAGCTCTACCAGAATGGTATCGTCGGTGCGGGTAGGGGTGGCGTGGGCGCCTGGCACCAGGTTTATGGGCTGTACCCGGACCACCGTCTGAGCCTGGGCTAGCTGAAAGAATACGGCAGTTATGATGAGGCAGCATAGTTTTTTCATGCCGAAAGATATTCTCCTTTCCTGTCTCTCGGCTCTTACATAGACGCTGCCGATGACGCCTGCCCGGAGTATAGACGCAGTATCTTGCACCTCGGCATCCGCACGGTCAGAACAACCTGCACCGGCTCGATTGGCTGTAGAGACGCGACCCTTGGCTGCCCTTTCCCATCTGCTACACGCCGCTCCGTCGACGCGGATACCGCAGCATCTCGCGCCACCCATGCCCTATGGAGGGGGTGAACCGTGTATCTTGCCCCATGCTTCGCCCTGCCTCCCTCCTGCTGCTGGGTATTACCCTGGCCTGCTCCCAGCCCGACACTGCTTCCTCTGCCGCGGCCCCGCCCGCCGAAGCGCCGGCTAACCAGGCCGCCCCGCGCCTCACCGAAACCTTTGAAACCGGCAGCAAGAGTGCCTACACCCCCGCCGAGGAAGCCCTCGGCACTGGCCGCTGGCTGCTCGACGATGCCCTGCTGGGCTCCTCCGACCAAGACCACAAGCGGGGCCGGCAGGCCGCCCGCCTCCGCGGCCGGGGCCGCCTGCGCATGGCCTTCGACGCCCCGGCCGGCGTGCGGCTGATTCGCATCAGCTCGGCCGCCTACGGCCAGGACCCGGCCAGCACCTGGGAGCTGTGGGCCAGCCAGGACGGGGGCCGCAGCTACCGCCGCCTCGGCCAGCCCGTGCGCACCCAGGGCCCGCGCCTGGTGGTCAGCGCCTTCCTGGCGCCCACGCCGGCCCCCCTGCGCCTGGAAATCCGCAAAACCGACGGCAGCCCCGCCCGCCTCAACCTCGACGACATCGAGCTGGCCACCACCCCCGACCCGGCCGCCGGAGCCCCGGCGGCCCCGGCCGCGGCTTCGCCAACCGGCTCCGGCTCCCCGCCCTCCGCTGCCCCGTCATCCGGTCAGGCCACCAGGACCCTGAGCCCCCAGGACTTGAAATCCCTGTCCGACCACCTGTTGCTAGGCAACCCCAGCGGGGCCACGGCCAGCCTCAGCTCCCCCACCAACTACCTGCTCAGCAAGCCCCAGTACGCCGTGGGCTACAACGCCCAGCGCGGCACGCCCACCTGGGTAAGCTGGCACCTGAGCCCGGCCTGGATGGGCTCGGCTCCTCGCCAGGACGACTTCCGCCCCGACCCCGCCCTGCCCCGGCAGTTCTACGCCGTTACGCCCCGCTCTTACAGCGGCTCAGGCTTCGACAAGGGCCACAGCTGCCCCAGCGGCGACCGGACCTTCGACCTGGACGATAACTCCAACACCTTCCTGATGACCAACATGATACCGCAGGCCGGCAACAACAACCAGCGCACCTGGAGCGCCCTGGAGGAGTGGACCCGCCAGCAGGTGCGCCAGGGCCAGGAAGCCTACATCATCATGGGCTGCTACGGCAAGGGCGGCACCGGCGCCAACGGCTACGCCACCACCCTCGACCAGGGCCGCGTCACCGTGCCCGCCCGCATCTGGAAAGTGGTGGTGCTGCTGCCCGAAGGCCCCGACGACCTGCGCCGCATTGCCGCCGGCCAGGCCCGCATCCTCGCCGTTGACACCCCCAACGACCAGTCCGTCAGCCCCGACTGGAGCCGCTACCGCGTGTCGGTTGCTATTATCGAGCAAGCCACCGGCCTCGACCTGCTCAGCCAGCTGCCTCCAGAGGTGCAGACCCGCTTGCAGAAGAAGGTGGATACCGGGCCGGTACGGTAGAAGCCTCACGCCCCGGCTCTGCAGCTGCCTGATGCGCAGTATCCCGTGGAGAGGGGGAGCCTGACGACATTATTCTACGCCGCCCCTCCGGCTGGCGCCTCCAGCACGGCTATCAGTTAGCACTAGCCTAGTAGTTGGCTTACAAGCAGATTTAGTGAGAAGCCGCGTAGCGGCCGAAAGGTTTGTAGAATAAAAAGCATATTGGAACGAAGCGCCGCATAGCAGTACAAGATACATCCGGATGGTCCAGGCGTCTCTTGCACCGCTACGCGGCGCGGAAACTGATCTTGTGCATTGGGCTACAAACCTTGGGGCCGCTATGCGGCCGGCCGCCACCCATTGCGGCCTTTTGATTGCTGCTTGCCAAATTAGCCAGTAGCCGTTCCGCAGGGGCGGCGTCGAACGACTTGGCGTTTGGCTCCCCACTCCACGGGATACTGCGCATCAAGCGGCGCGGGCCCAACCATAACCTCACCCGCCAACTCCCGTATCAACTCCCGATATTCGCTCCGCGTCCCACCGCGCTATCCTTCTGACTTCCACCCATTCCGCCTTACCGTGGGCGCAATGGGTATTTTTTTGACTAGCCGGCTGCTGGGCAGCTTTCATACGAATGTCTATTCACACCCTTTCCGTGGCCTCTTCCCGCCGCACCACACACCGCGTGGCCGTGAGCGTGGCGTTCTTGTTTCAGGGCCTGTGCTTTTCGACCTGGGCCTCCCGCATTCCCAGCGTGCAGCAACGCCTGGGCCTCTCCGACGCCGAGCTGGGCGGGGTGCTGCTGGCCGTGCCCGTAGGCCTGCTGATTTCCCTGCCGATTTCGGGGTGGCTGGTGGCCCGCTATGGCAGCCGTACCCTGGCCGTACTGGGGGTGCTGCTCTATGCCGCCACTCTGCCTCTGCTGGGCCTGGCCCCCACCACGCCCTGGCTGGTGGCGGCCCTGGTGCTCAACGGCCTGGTCAGCAACCTGGCCAACATCAGCGTCAACACCCAGGCCGTAGGCGTGGAGGCCCTCTACGACAAGTCCATTATGGCTTCCTTCCACGGCATCTGGAGCCTGGCGGGCTTCGGCGGGGCGGCCCTAGGCTCTTTGATGATAAGCCAGCACGTGGCCCCATTGCCGCACTTTACGGGCATGGCGGCGCTGGTAGCGGCCGGGGTGCTGCTGCTCCGTCCCTACCTGCTCCCCACCGACGCCCCCCGCCCCCAGGGCCAGCCCATCTTCGTGCTGCCCGATCGGCCCATGCTGCTGCTAGGGCTGCTGGCGTTCTGCTCCCTGCTCTGCGAAGGCACCATGTTCGACTGGAGCGGGGTATATTTCCGCAAGGTGGTGCGCGTGGAGGAGGCTCTCACTGGCGTGGGCTTCACCGCCTTCATGAGCACCATGGCCGCCGGCCGCTTTATTGCCGACTGGTTTACGGACCGGTTTGGGCGGGCCCGCACCTTGCAGGTTAGCGGCCTGCTCACGGCGGGCGGGCTGCTGCTGGCCGTGGCTCTGCCCCAGCTGGTGCCCGCCACAGTGGGCTTCCTGCTGGTGGGGCTGGGCGTGTCGTCGGTGGTGCCGCTGGTGTACGGGGCGGCGGGCCGCAGCCGCACCATGGCGGCCGGCGTGGCCCTGGCCGCCGTGTCCACGGTGGGCTTCGCCGGGTTTCTGCTGGGCCCGCCGGTTATCGGCCTGGTAGCCGGCCTGAGCAGCCTGCGGGTGTCGTTTTCGATTATTGCCCTGATTGGCCTGAGCATCGCCCTGCTAGCCCGGCAGGTGGAGGAAGAGTAGCTATGTAGTGCTGCAGCGCGAACTGTGCAGTTCGCGTATCGGCCGGGTCGTTACAACGATTGTCGTTCTACCAGTCCGGCCGATACGCTAACTGCACAGTTCGCGCTACAGCTTACAGCCTGCTTTCCCCGAAGAAATTGCCCTCGTTCCACGTGGGGCGCTTCGCGTCGTTGGCTACCAGATAGCCCAGCAGAAAGTTGAGGCGGGTGTAGAGCTGGCCGGCTTGCCAGTCGAACTGGCCGTTGAGGTCGTCCTGGGGTTTGTGGTAGGTGCGGGCCCGCCACGCTTGTACCAGCTGGCTCAGGTTGTTTTGCCCGTCGGCGGTGCGGTTGCCGTACTTGATGTGCACGGCCGGCACGCCCTGAGCTACGAAGGAGTACTGGTCGGAGCGGATGAAGCGGTTTTGCGCGGGCTCGGGGTCGGCCTCCACGGTCAGGCCCAGCAGGCGGGCGGCTTCGGCCACGGGCGCGGCCAGGGAAGAGTTTTCGGCACCCAGCGGCACAACGGACAGCAACGGGGCAATGATGGTGGGCATGTCGGTGTTGATATTAGCCACCAGTTGGCGCGGAGGCGCGGGCGGGTGCTGAGCCAGGTAGGCCGAGCCCAGCAGGCCCAACTCCTCCCCCGTCACCAGGGCCAGCAGCACCGAGCGGCGCGGCGGGGTGCGCAGACGGCGGTAGGCCCCGGCAATTTCCAGCACGCTGGCCACGCCGGTGGCGTTGTCGTGGGCCCCGTTGTAGATGGAGTCGCCCTGCACGGCCGGGCCCACGCCCAGGTGGTCGAGGTGGGCGGTGTGCACCACGTACTCTTCGCGCAAAGCCGGGTCGGAGCCACTGATTTTACCTACTACGTTATAGCTCTCGAAATCCTGGTGGCGGCTGCGCTGGCTGGCCGCTACTTGCCCAACCAGCCCCACCGAAGCCGGCCGCCCGGCCCGCAGCGAAGCCAGGGCGCGGGCCGTGTCGGTGGCCGCGCCCATGAACAGCTGGTGCAAGGTGGCTGCACTCACCGAGCCCACCACCCGCAGCTGGGGCCCGGCGTAGGTCCGGGACACGGCCACGCGGCCATCAGTGCCCAGCACGCTCACCTGCCCGCGGGACGCTTCGGGCAGGCGGGCGGCGGGCTTCACGGAGGCCAGCAGCACGCCCACGGCTCCGTGGCGGACGGCGGTTTGCAGCACCGTGAGCAGGTCGGTGTTGTAGAGGCGCACGGCGTCCGGAAACTGCCGGGGCTCGATGCCGCGCGTCACCACCACCATTTTGCCCTGGGCGTCGAGGCCGGCGTAGTCGTCGTAGCCCAGCTCCGGCGCCGAAATGCCCAGGCCGGCAAACACCACCGGGGCTTCTACCTGGGTGCTTGTCTCGCCGGGGTTGGGGTAGCAGGTGAAGTCGGTGCCGTAGGTGAGCGGCAGGTTGAGTGTGGAGCCGGCGGCTTGCAGGCGCAGCGTAGCGCCTGGCTCCGTGAAGGCCCGCCGCAGCCGCACGGTTTGCAGGTAGGTGCCGTTGTCGCCAGCCGGCTCCACCCCGTATTTCCTGAGCTGGTCGGCGGCGTAGTTGGCCGCCTGGCGGTAGCCCGGCGTACCCGGCTGCCGCCCCTGCAGCCGGTCATCGGCCAGGTAGCGCACGTGGGCTTCAAATGCCTTGGCCTGGATGCCGGCCAGGGGTTTGCGGATGGGCTTGGGCATCTTGGGCGCAGCCGTTTGGCCCGCGGCCGGTAGGGAGCTAACCAGGCATAGCCCGGCAAGCCACAGGAGGTGTTGCATGGAAAAGTGAATCGCGGAGTACACGGATTTCTGAATTGTGCGGATTTCGGTGACGAAGCAGCCGGCTTACCATGACATAACTAAAAAACGACGTCACCACAATCCGCGCAATCCAGAAATCTGCAATTCAGATTGAAATGACAGCTTACGCAAGAGGCGGCAGCGGGGCGGGCCACTGGCGGGTGAGCTGGTCGAGCTGACGGAGCAGGGTGGGCACGCGGTGCGGACCGGCCATGTGGCGCACGTAGTCGGCTGCTACGTCAGCGGGC
This region of Hymenobacter sp. YIM 151500-1 genomic DNA includes:
- a CDS encoding DNA/RNA non-specific endonuclease, whose product is MLRPASLLLLGITLACSQPDTASSAAAPPAEAPANQAAPRLTETFETGSKSAYTPAEEALGTGRWLLDDALLGSSDQDHKRGRQAARLRGRGRLRMAFDAPAGVRLIRISSAAYGQDPASTWELWASQDGGRSYRRLGQPVRTQGPRLVVSAFLAPTPAPLRLEIRKTDGSPARLNLDDIELATTPDPAAGAPAAPAAASPTGSGSPPSAAPSSGQATRTLSPQDLKSLSDHLLLGNPSGATASLSSPTNYLLSKPQYAVGYNAQRGTPTWVSWHLSPAWMGSAPRQDDFRPDPALPRQFYAVTPRSYSGSGFDKGHSCPSGDRTFDLDDNSNTFLMTNMIPQAGNNNQRTWSALEEWTRQQVRQGQEAYIIMGCYGKGGTGANGYATTLDQGRVTVPARIWKVVVLLPEGPDDLRRIAAGQARILAVDTPNDQSVSPDWSRYRVSVAIIEQATGLDLLSQLPPEVQTRLQKKVDTGPVR
- a CDS encoding type III secretion system effector protein; the protein is MLGHSIVLERASGEEGLDLFEEAVKADLQKIYATPTGRALLQSLHASGKQTTISYAFDGLNRAIIPKAHAEQCYYKADGITPEKGLGLTIAYNPAREVIGEEAWAKRPPAIGLAHELIHAEQAAYGRMREGMGTNPGRINRLDPTKPAQAPVLELETVGVPPHDDYHVTENKIRQEWTPTQPLRTQY
- a CDS encoding MFS transporter; this translates as MSIHTLSVASSRRTTHRVAVSVAFLFQGLCFSTWASRIPSVQQRLGLSDAELGGVLLAVPVGLLISLPISGWLVARYGSRTLAVLGVLLYAATLPLLGLAPTTPWLVAALVLNGLVSNLANISVNTQAVGVEALYDKSIMASFHGIWSLAGFGGAALGSLMISQHVAPLPHFTGMAALVAAGVLLLRPYLLPTDAPRPQGQPIFVLPDRPMLLLGLLAFCSLLCEGTMFDWSGVYFRKVVRVEEALTGVGFTAFMSTMAAGRFIADWFTDRFGRARTLQVSGLLTAGGLLLAVALPQLVPATVGFLLVGLGVSSVVPLVYGAAGRSRTMAAGVALAAVSTVGFAGFLLGPPVIGLVAGLSSLRVSFSIIALIGLSIALLARQVEEE
- a CDS encoding YciE/YciF ferroxidase family protein; amino-acid sequence: MANEQLKTLIQQGLAALKAGSQVAAGATAEIQNDVRNPQLKQALEQGNETAKQWAARIERAHQEAGGSGEQRNPILEAHYEVSQKIRQQAPDDTTRDLGIIAAGQLALHYWIASFGTLRTYAAQAGLGQTEQDLQACLDEAKQADEQHTRIAEHIMGSA
- a CDS encoding M28 family peptidase — protein: MQHLLWLAGLCLVSSLPAAGQTAAPKMPKPIRKPLAGIQAKAFEAHVRYLADDRLQGRQPGTPGYRQAANYAADQLRKYGVEPAGDNGTYLQTVRLRRAFTEPGATLRLQAAGSTLNLPLTYGTDFTCYPNPGETSTQVEAPVVFAGLGISAPELGYDDYAGLDAQGKMVVVTRGIEPRQFPDAVRLYNTDLLTVLQTAVRHGAVGVLLASVKPAARLPEASRGQVSVLGTDGRVAVSRTYAGPQLRVVGSVSAATLHQLFMGAATDTARALASLRAGRPASVGLVGQVAASQRSRHQDFESYNVVGKISGSDPALREEYVVHTAHLDHLGVGPAVQGDSIYNGAHDNATGVASVLEIAGAYRRLRTPPRRSVLLALVTGEELGLLGSAYLAQHPPAPPRQLVANINTDMPTIIAPLLSVVPLGAENSSLAAPVAEAARLLGLTVEADPEPAQNRFIRSDQYSFVAQGVPAVHIKYGNRTADGQNNLSQLVQAWRARTYHKPQDDLNGQFDWQAGQLYTRLNFLLGYLVANDAKRPTWNEGNFFGESRL